In the Flavobacterium acetivorans genome, one interval contains:
- a CDS encoding DUF5675 family protein: protein MVLVLTRTYFPEGTNGIILYKGKPVCHTIELPWKDNQYQVSCIPEGEYFLEKRYSSRFGWHLEIMDVPNRSLILFHPANYALKELEGCIAPVSQLSGPGLGLQSKKAFIKLKNLIYSQLDAKESILLIVQS, encoded by the coding sequence ATGGTTTTGGTCTTAACCAGAACGTATTTCCCTGAAGGAACTAACGGGATCATTCTCTATAAAGGCAAGCCAGTCTGTCATACGATTGAACTGCCTTGGAAAGATAATCAATATCAAGTTTCCTGTATTCCGGAGGGGGAATACTTTTTAGAAAAGCGCTACAGTAGTCGATTTGGCTGGCATTTGGAAATTATGGATGTTCCCAACAGGAGTTTGATTCTGTTTCATCCCGCTAACTATGCCTTAAAAGAGCTAGAGGGTTGTATTGCTCCTGTTAGTCAACTTTCGGGTCCGGGATTAGGGCTACAATCAAAAAAAGCCTTTATAAAGCTTAAAAACTTGATTTATAGTCAGCTTGATGCGAAAGAGAGTATTTTATTAATTGTTCAATCTTGA
- the mnmE gene encoding tRNA uridine-5-carboxymethylaminomethyl(34) synthesis GTPase MnmE, protein MLYNDSIVALATPSGAGAIAVIRISGNEAITIGNSVFKSIKNKDLLQQKSHTLHLGHIIDGNKTLDEVLISIFKGPNSYTGENTIEISCHGSTYIQQQIIQLLLRKGCRMANAGEFTLRAFLNGKLDLSQAEAVADLISSDNEASHQIAMQQMRGGFSNEIAKLREELLNFASLIELELDFAEEDVEFADRTQFHELLNRIEFVLKRLIDSFAVGNVIKNGIPVAIVGEPNVGKSTLLNALLNEERAIVSDIAGTTRDTIEDELVIGGIGFRFIDTAGIRETQDVVESIGIKKTFEKIEQAQVVLLLVDSSQLAVDRLPNVKIEIEKIKNQFPLKPLVIVINKVDLLKESELEFIKKELQTDNTQLVTISAKQNIGIDDLKNQLLSFVNTGALRNNETIVTNTRHYDSLLKALDEISKVKYGLETGLSSDLMALDIREALYHFGMITGQVTNDELLGNIFANFCIGK, encoded by the coding sequence ATGTTATACAACGATTCGATAGTAGCATTGGCTACACCTTCGGGCGCGGGAGCCATTGCGGTAATCCGAATTTCTGGAAATGAGGCTATCACTATTGGCAATAGTGTTTTTAAATCCATTAAAAACAAAGATTTACTTCAACAAAAATCACATACTTTACATCTAGGTCATATAATTGATGGCAATAAAACTTTAGACGAGGTATTAATTTCTATCTTTAAAGGTCCAAACTCTTATACGGGCGAGAATACGATTGAGATTTCTTGCCATGGATCTACTTATATCCAGCAACAAATCATTCAGTTGTTGCTTCGAAAAGGCTGCCGTATGGCCAATGCAGGAGAATTTACGCTCCGAGCTTTCCTGAACGGCAAACTCGATTTGTCTCAGGCAGAAGCTGTAGCCGATTTGATTTCGTCCGATAATGAAGCTTCGCACCAAATTGCGATGCAACAGATGCGTGGTGGTTTTTCGAATGAAATAGCCAAATTGCGCGAGGAGTTATTGAATTTTGCTTCCTTAATTGAATTGGAATTGGACTTTGCCGAGGAAGATGTAGAATTTGCCGACAGAACTCAGTTTCATGAATTATTGAACCGTATTGAATTTGTACTCAAACGCCTGATCGACTCTTTTGCTGTGGGTAACGTCATCAAAAACGGGATTCCCGTGGCTATTGTGGGCGAACCCAATGTGGGGAAATCAACCCTTTTGAACGCCTTATTGAACGAAGAACGCGCGATAGTTTCGGACATTGCCGGAACAACGCGTGATACTATTGAAGATGAATTAGTCATTGGTGGTATTGGTTTTCGATTCATAGACACGGCAGGGATTCGAGAAACCCAAGATGTAGTAGAAAGCATTGGCATCAAGAAAACTTTCGAAAAAATAGAGCAAGCTCAAGTAGTCTTACTTTTAGTTGACAGTTCTCAGTTGGCGGTTGACCGTTTGCCAAATGTTAAAATAGAAATAGAAAAAATAAAAAATCAATTCCCATTAAAACCTTTGGTTATAGTAATTAACAAAGTAGATTTATTAAAAGAATCGGAATTAGAATTCATTAAAAAAGAATTACAAACTGACAACACACAACTCGTAACTATTTCAGCAAAGCAGAACATCGGTATAGATGATCTTAAGAATCAATTACTGTCTTTTGTAAATACCGGTGCTTTGCGTAATAACGAGACAATCGTAACCAATACGAGACATTATGATTCTCTACTGAAAGCATTAGATGAAATAAGTAAAGTAAAATACGGTCTTGAAACTGGTCTTTCCAGTGACCTAATGGCTCTGGATATTCGCGAGGCTTTATACCATTTTGGGATGATTACCGGACAAGTGACTAATGATGAATTGCTTGGAAACATCTTTGCGAATTTCTGCATCGGGAAGTAA
- a CDS encoding universal stress protein produces the protein MKRILFPTDFSEVATNAFVHALEFAKIVQGELILLHTFELPVFDNQFFPENYMVIYESVELSQFDMFKDEIPKLRAIAKERNLDKIKMTHRLMDGDLIYNINKSIKEDKIDYMVMGTEGASGWSEFFMGTNTGAALMDVKIPLLCVPMEAQFKKIHTIGFTTRFRPKDKKALKKVLEIAKMAQADLKCLYVKTGKSDVDKETIKKWEEEFAAEPIEFFVIAGDEVKETILDFILYKEIDILTMLTYKRSFFEGLFHPSLTKKFANSFDVPILSIHIE, from the coding sequence ATGAAACGAATTCTATTTCCAACCGATTTTTCTGAAGTAGCGACTAATGCATTTGTTCATGCCTTAGAATTTGCAAAAATTGTTCAAGGCGAGCTTATTTTATTGCATACTTTTGAGTTGCCTGTGTTTGATAATCAGTTTTTTCCTGAAAATTATATGGTTATTTATGAATCTGTTGAATTGTCTCAATTTGATATGTTTAAAGACGAGATTCCAAAACTTCGCGCTATTGCAAAGGAACGTAATCTGGATAAAATAAAGATGACACACCGTTTGATGGATGGAGATTTAATTTACAATATCAATAAATCAATCAAAGAAGATAAGATTGATTATATGGTTATGGGAACCGAAGGCGCTTCGGGTTGGTCTGAGTTTTTTATGGGTACAAATACTGGAGCGGCTTTAATGGATGTCAAGATTCCATTGCTTTGTGTTCCTATGGAAGCACAGTTTAAAAAAATCCATACTATCGGTTTTACAACCCGTTTCAGACCAAAAGATAAAAAAGCACTGAAGAAGGTATTGGAAATAGCCAAGATGGCTCAAGCTGATTTAAAATGTCTTTATGTGAAAACCGGAAAATCAGATGTTGATAAGGAAACCATTAAAAAATGGGAAGAGGAATTTGCTGCTGAACCCATCGAATTTTTTGTAATTGCAGGCGATGAAGTAAAAGAAACCATATTAGATTTTATTTTGTACAAAGAAATTGATATCTTGACCATGCTAACTTATAAAAGAAGCTTTTTTGAAGGATTGTTTCATCCCAGTTTGACTAAAAAATTTGCCAATAGTTTTGATGTTCCTATCTTATCCATTCATATAGAGTAG
- a CDS encoding helix-turn-helix domain-containing protein: protein MYSKILLQQYYSGFSGFQLWIFTKSAVAFLLINCYLSIDYLIFEVGLAESIQYVALAITGLFPDKEQSPNLIDAPMKQLFKLVLLVPFWLQSQNASFQIPDSIQHKDFRYLEDRIYQFRNDSTRAALYLFSYVKKAKRGKNWRELQNGYQSLLHQSPPALRLVYADSMVYAAKKTSDDAAIGAAFLTKGIVFYAQKKYKEALDDYLIANEYIARTNDYYLIYKVKYNMALLKSYSGFYEEAISLLRECVSYYKKKHDRAYLNSLHSLGLSYNKVGNYGLCSQTNAEGIRESEKRAVPEMTSYFKHSEGVNQYFLKNYQQSIDYLKNTVAVLENNDDFANEAVGNFYIGKSYWALKKHETAIPYFTKVDQILNSRQFTRRDLLESYQLLINYYKTKDNAKLHLYYIDQLFKADRLLHETNLYLVSKVNKEYDNKTHIIEKQKLEHLIDKGKYNDIIFIAIVTLLFMILLFLGYRDFKNKSMYQKKFEALMDKNGKAQKETTKIPHSGIADINPTVAAELIKQLEKWEKDKKFLDQDISLVKLAASFNSNTKYLSLIVYHYRHKKFVTYVNDLKIDYLIQALEENKQLRQYNQKALAEEIGFSSIQRFAHAFQARTEMPASYFMAQLRKEETTSGLQTKTAL, encoded by the coding sequence ATGTACTCTAAAATCCTTTTGCAACAGTATTATAGTGGGTTTTCAGGATTTCAACTATGGATTTTCACGAAATCCGCAGTAGCTTTCCTGTTAATAAATTGTTATTTATCAATAGATTATCTTATTTTTGAAGTTGGTTTAGCTGAAAGTATTCAGTACGTAGCTCTTGCAATAACAGGATTGTTTCCAGACAAAGAACAATCCCCGAATTTAATTGATGCGCCTATGAAACAGCTTTTTAAATTAGTGCTACTGGTCCCCTTTTGGCTACAGTCGCAAAATGCCTCGTTCCAAATTCCGGATTCGATCCAGCACAAAGATTTTCGTTATTTGGAAGACCGGATTTATCAGTTTAGAAATGACAGTACCAGAGCTGCCCTCTACTTGTTTAGCTATGTCAAAAAAGCGAAACGGGGTAAAAACTGGCGTGAACTTCAAAATGGCTATCAAAGCCTATTGCACCAGTCTCCCCCAGCCCTGCGTTTAGTCTATGCCGACAGTATGGTTTATGCAGCAAAGAAGACAAGTGACGATGCCGCTATAGGGGCTGCTTTCCTGACTAAAGGAATCGTTTTTTATGCCCAGAAAAAATACAAAGAGGCATTAGACGACTATCTGATTGCGAACGAGTACATCGCCAGAACAAACGATTACTACCTCATCTATAAAGTAAAATACAACATGGCGCTGCTAAAAAGCTATTCGGGGTTTTACGAAGAAGCCATTTCTTTGTTGCGAGAATGCGTCAGTTATTATAAAAAGAAGCATGACAGAGCCTACCTTAATTCCTTGCATTCGTTGGGACTTTCCTATAATAAGGTGGGTAATTACGGGCTGTGCTCCCAAACCAATGCCGAAGGAATCAGAGAAAGCGAAAAGCGAGCCGTTCCGGAAATGACTAGCTATTTTAAACATTCGGAAGGAGTCAATCAGTATTTCCTGAAAAATTACCAGCAGTCGATTGATTATCTGAAAAATACAGTCGCTGTCTTAGAAAATAACGACGATTTTGCCAATGAGGCAGTAGGGAACTTTTACATTGGCAAAAGTTATTGGGCTCTTAAAAAGCATGAAACGGCCATCCCTTATTTTACTAAGGTGGATCAGATTCTGAACAGCAGGCAATTTACTCGAAGGGACTTATTAGAAAGCTATCAACTATTGATTAATTACTATAAAACAAAAGACAATGCCAAGCTACATTTGTATTATATAGATCAGCTCTTCAAAGCAGATCGTTTACTGCATGAAACCAATCTCTATCTCGTCTCTAAAGTAAACAAGGAGTATGATAATAAAACCCACATCATTGAAAAACAAAAATTAGAACACTTAATCGATAAAGGAAAATACAATGATATCATCTTCATTGCTATTGTAACCCTATTATTCATGATTCTGCTTTTCTTGGGCTACCGGGATTTTAAAAACAAAAGTATGTATCAAAAGAAATTCGAAGCTCTTATGGATAAAAACGGTAAAGCTCAAAAAGAAACCACTAAAATACCACATAGTGGTATTGCCGACATTAATCCCACAGTAGCAGCTGAACTAATCAAACAACTCGAAAAATGGGAAAAGGACAAGAAATTCCTGGATCAGGACATTAGTCTGGTGAAACTGGCTGCCAGTTTTAACTCTAATACGAAATACCTCTCTCTGATTGTGTACCATTACCGTCATAAAAAATTTGTGACTTATGTCAACGATCTGAAAATAGATTATCTGATTCAGGCTCTCGAGGAAAATAAGCAGTTACGACAGTATAATCAGAAAGCGTTGGCCGAAGAAATAGGCTTTAGCTCTATCCAGCGTTTTGCCCACGCTTTTCAGGCAAGAACTGAAATGCCTGCCTCCTATTTTATGGCACAACTCCGAAAAGAAGAGACGACAAGCGGCTTGCAAACAAAAACCGCTTTGTAA
- a CDS encoding leucine-rich repeat domain-containing protein: MKTNTFSNKKNRIMTRFVLLFTVLTVSQISYSCFKEKNVSPVYSEIPDANFEAYLKTIVPDAFTPDNKFISNHPSVVSFDKRMSIINKSIGSLSGIEYFTSLKELDCRDNKLATLDVSKNINLTSLNCGYNQLTTLNLKKNTKLTRLECYKNQLTLLDVSINMNLKWLNCDENQIISLNLGKNNVLRRIHCSQNQLTALDVSKNKNLTILECYRNQLTCLDISKNKSLTGLYCYNNNLSCLDVSKNKSLVFLCIDDSIKCCHFSIKVFKDRGGHLLGSYYQTIPPFTCP, from the coding sequence ATGAAAACAAATACATTCTCAAATAAAAAAAACAGAATTATGACACGGTTCGTACTACTTTTCACTGTATTAACAGTAAGTCAAATAAGCTATAGTTGTTTCAAAGAAAAGAATGTTTCTCCTGTTTATAGTGAAATCCCGGATGCCAACTTTGAAGCATATTTAAAAACGATAGTACCAGATGCTTTTACTCCTGATAATAAATTCATTTCAAATCATCCTTCTGTTGTTTCTTTTGATAAAAGGATGAGTATTATAAATAAAAGCATTGGTTCTCTGTCTGGCATAGAATATTTTACTTCTTTGAAGGAACTTGATTGCCGAGACAATAAACTCGCTACTCTAGATGTGAGCAAAAACATAAATTTGACAAGCCTTAATTGTGGCTACAACCAACTCACTACTCTTAATTTAAAAAAGAACACGAAATTGACAAGACTTGAATGCTACAAAAATCAACTCACCTTGCTTGATGTAAGTATAAACATGAATCTTAAATGGCTTAATTGTGATGAAAATCAAATCATCTCCCTTAATTTAGGAAAAAATAATGTTTTGAGAAGAATTCATTGTAGCCAAAACCAACTTACTGCCCTTGATGTAAGCAAGAACAAGAATTTGACAATACTTGAGTGCTATCGTAATCAACTCACTTGCCTAGATATAAGTAAAAATAAGAGTTTGACAGGTCTTTATTGCTATAATAATAATCTTTCTTGTCTTGATGTAAGCAAAAACAAGAGTTTGGTCTTCCTTTGTATAGATGATTCCATCAAATGTTGTCATTTCAGTATAAAGGTTTTTAAAGATAGAGGAGGTCATTTGCTGGGCTCTTATTATCAAACAATACCTCCCTTTACCTGTCCATAA
- a CDS encoding MutS-related protein, whose amino-acid sequence MEIYKAKSKDFSEELSKITKKYNSISVLRLVCIVFFVGSLYYYFQKEGMIFIALAVAFFAVFIFLMRIHSNLLFKRKLNTALLEVNKNELSYLERKSIPFENGQEFNDFHHPYAYDLDVFGENSLFQNLNRTATYIGKKTLAGQVLNLLPNQEILDNQQAVKELTQKINWRQHFLALAKISQDNQSSYEILLKWSVFNSKPLSKVALFISYASPVVFTGFVLAYFLTSNSVFLSLMAYLFVFNLAFLGRFLKRIQIEIANSSNIDQIINQYGLLMQQIEEESFESEKLMALQAKLKYKKENASIHLKQLASLFSKMDSIANLVTASLFNGTFLFNIHVLKNLIQWKADHTQALEEWLDVIGEFEMLNSLANFSYNNPEFVYPTLNSNYKIDFSNLSHPLLNSKNRVGNEVSFYPQSYMILTGSNMSGKSTFLRSLGVNMVLSGMGSVVCANQANVHPLPVLVSMRLSDSLSDSESYFFAEIKRLKQIMDELEGRPAFVLLDEILRGTNSDDKRNGTIEVVKKVIGKKAIGAIATHDIEVCLTTNEFPDQLVNKCFEVEIQNEELYFDYKLRDGICKNKSATFLMKKMGVI is encoded by the coding sequence ATGGAAATATATAAAGCAAAAAGCAAAGACTTTTCTGAAGAATTAAGTAAAATCACCAAAAAATACAACAGTATCAGTGTTCTTAGATTGGTATGTATTGTTTTTTTTGTCGGTTCACTCTACTATTATTTCCAGAAGGAGGGAATGATTTTCATTGCTTTGGCAGTGGCTTTTTTTGCGGTTTTCATTTTTTTGATGCGTATTCATTCGAACTTGCTTTTTAAAAGAAAATTAAATACGGCACTTTTAGAAGTAAATAAAAATGAGCTTTCCTATTTAGAAAGAAAATCAATCCCTTTTGAAAATGGACAGGAATTCAATGATTTTCATCATCCTTATGCCTATGACTTAGATGTATTTGGCGAAAACTCCTTGTTTCAAAATCTGAATAGAACAGCCACCTATATTGGAAAAAAGACATTGGCAGGCCAAGTGTTAAACCTTTTGCCTAATCAGGAAATTCTAGACAATCAGCAGGCGGTAAAAGAGCTGACTCAAAAAATAAATTGGCGACAGCATTTCTTGGCTTTGGCCAAAATAAGTCAGGATAATCAATCCAGTTACGAGATTTTATTAAAGTGGAGTGTTTTTAACAGCAAGCCTTTGTCAAAAGTGGCGCTTTTTATTTCTTATGCTTCACCAGTTGTTTTCACAGGATTTGTTTTGGCTTATTTCTTGACTTCTAATTCCGTTTTCTTGTCTCTGATGGCTTATTTGTTTGTCTTTAATTTAGCTTTTCTAGGAAGATTTTTAAAGCGTATTCAAATCGAAATTGCCAATTCATCCAATATTGATCAAATTATCAATCAGTACGGCTTACTGATGCAACAAATAGAAGAGGAATCCTTTGAATCCGAAAAGCTAATGGCATTGCAGGCAAAACTGAAATACAAGAAAGAGAATGCCAGTATTCATTTGAAGCAATTGGCTTCTTTATTTTCTAAAATGGACAGTATTGCCAATCTGGTTACGGCATCCTTATTCAACGGGACTTTTCTTTTTAATATTCATGTTTTAAAGAATTTGATTCAGTGGAAGGCAGATCATACGCAAGCCTTGGAGGAATGGCTAGACGTCATTGGAGAATTTGAAATGCTTAACAGTCTGGCTAATTTTTCTTACAATAACCCTGAATTTGTCTATCCAACATTGAATTCCAACTATAAAATTGATTTTTCCAATTTGAGTCATCCATTGCTGAATTCAAAAAATAGGGTAGGAAATGAAGTCTCTTTTTATCCGCAATCCTATATGATTTTGACGGGATCTAATATGTCCGGGAAAAGTACTTTTCTGCGCAGTTTAGGTGTCAATATGGTTTTGTCTGGCATGGGTTCTGTTGTTTGCGCAAATCAGGCCAATGTACATCCGTTACCGGTCCTGGTTTCGATGCGATTATCAGATTCCTTATCGGATAGTGAATCCTACTTTTTTGCCGAAATAAAGCGTTTGAAACAAATTATGGATGAACTGGAAGGAAGACCTGCTTTTGTTTTACTAGATGAGATTTTAAGAGGAACAAACTCTGACGACAAACGAAATGGAACTATTGAAGTGGTTAAAAAAGTCATTGGTAAAAAAGCGATTGGCGCCATTGCAACCCATGATATTGAGGTTTGTTTGACCACAAATGAATTTCCGGATCAGTTAGTCAACAAATGTTTTGAGGTCGAAATTCAAAATGAGGAACTGTATTTTGATTACAAACTTCGCGACGGTATTTGCAAAAATAAAAGTGCCACTTTCCTGATGAAAAAAATGGGAGTTATCTAG